A stretch of the Macaca mulatta isolate MMU2019108-1 chromosome 16, T2T-MMU8v2.0, whole genome shotgun sequence genome encodes the following:
- the CCR7 gene encoding C-C chemokine receptor type 7 isoform X1, whose translation MKSVLVVALLVIFQVCLCQDEVTDDYIGDNTTVDYTLFESLCSKKDVRNFKAWFLPIMYSIICFVGLLGNGLVVLTYIYFKRLKTMTDTYLLNLAVADILFLLTLPFWAYSAAKSWVFGVHFCKLIFAIYKMSFFSGMLLLLCISIDRYVAIVQAVSAHRHRARVLLISKLSCVGIWILATVLSIPELLYSGLQRSSSEQAMRCSLITEHVEAFITIQVAQMVIGFLVPLLAMSFCYLVIIRTLLQARNFERNKAIKVIIAVVVVFIVFQLPYNGVVLAQTVANFNITSSTCELSKQLNIAYDVTYSLACVRCCVNPFLYAFIGVKFRNDLFKLFKDLGCLSQEQLRQWSSCRHIRRSSMSVEAETTTTFSP comes from the coding sequence GTATGCCTGTGTCAAGATGAGGTCACGGACGATTACATCGGAGACAACACCACAGTGGACTACACTTTGTTCGAGTCTTTATGCTCCAAGAAGGATGTGCGGAACTTTAAAGCCTGGTTCCTCCCTATCATGTACTCCATCATTTGTTTCGTGGGCCTACTGGGCAACGGACTGGTCGTGCTGACCTATATCTATTTCAAGAGGCTCAAGACCATGACCGATACCTACCTGCTCAACCTGGCGGTGGCAGACATCCTCTTCCTCCTGACCCTTCCCTTCTGGGCCTACAGCGCGGCCAAGTCCTGGGTCTTCGGTGTCCACTTTTGCAAGCTCATCTTTGCCATCTACAAGATGAGCTTCTTCAGCGGCATGCTCCTACTTCTTTGCATCAGCATTGACCGCTATGTGGCCATCGTCCAggcagtctcagctcaccgccACCGTGCCCGCGTCCTCCTCATCAGCAAGCTGTCCTGTGTGGGCATCTGGATACTAGCCACAGTGCTCTCCATCCCGGAGCTCCTGTACAGCGGCCTCCAGAGGAGCAGCAGTGAGCAAGCGATGCGATGCTCTCTCATCACAGAGCATGTGGAGGCCTTTATCACCATCCAGGTGGCCCAGATGGTGATCGGCTTTCTGGTCCCCCTGCTGGCCATGAGCTTCTGTTACCTTGTCATCATCCGCACCCTGCTCCAGGCGCGCAACTTTGAGCGCAACAAGGCCATCAAGGTGATCATTGCCGTGGTCGTGGTCTTCATCGTCTTCCAGCTGCCCTACAATGGGGTGGTCCTGGCCCAGACGGTGGCCAACTTCAACATCACCAGCAGCACCTGTGAGCTCAGTAAGCAGCTCAACATCGCCTACGACGTCACCTACAGCCTGGCCTGCGTCCGCTGCTGCGTCAACCCTTTCTTGTACGCCTTCATCGGCGTCAAGTTCCGCAACGACCTCTTCAAGCTCTTCAAGGACCTGGGCTGCCTCAGCCAGGAGCAGCTCCGGCAGTGGTCTTCCTGTCGGCACATCCGGCGCTCCTCCATGAGCGTGGAGGCCGAGACCACCACCACCTTCTCCCCATAG
- the CCR7 gene encoding C-C chemokine receptor type 7 (The RefSeq protein has 1 substitution compared to this genomic sequence), protein MDLGKPMKSVLVVALLVIFQVYLCQDEVTDDYIGDNTTVDYTLFESLCSKKDVRNFKAWFLPIMYSIICFVGLLGNGLVVLTYIYFKRLKTMTDTYLLNLAVADILFLLTLPFWAYSAAKSWVFGVHFCKLIFAIYKMSFFSGMLLLLCISIDRYVAIVQAVSAHRHRARVLLISKLSCVGIWILATVLSIPELLYSGLQRSSSEQAMRCSLITEHVEAFITIQVAQMVIGFLVPLLAMSFCYLVIIRTLLQARNFERNKAIKVIIAVVVVFIVFQLPYNGVVLAQTVANFNITSSTCELSKQLNIAYDVTYSLACVRCCVNPFLYAFIGVKFRNDLFKLFKDLGCLSQEQLRQWSSCRHIRRSSMSVEAETTTTFSP, encoded by the coding sequence GTATGCCTGTGTCAAGATGAGGTCACGGACGATTACATCGGAGACAACACCACAGTGGACTACACTTTGTTCGAGTCTTTATGCTCCAAGAAGGATGTGCGGAACTTTAAAGCCTGGTTCCTCCCTATCATGTACTCCATCATTTGTTTCGTGGGCCTACTGGGCAACGGACTGGTCGTGCTGACCTATATCTATTTCAAGAGGCTCAAGACCATGACCGATACCTACCTGCTCAACCTGGCGGTGGCAGACATCCTCTTCCTCCTGACCCTTCCCTTCTGGGCCTACAGCGCGGCCAAGTCCTGGGTCTTCGGTGTCCACTTTTGCAAGCTCATCTTTGCCATCTACAAGATGAGCTTCTTCAGCGGCATGCTCCTACTTCTTTGCATCAGCATTGACCGCTATGTGGCCATCGTCCAggcagtctcagctcaccgccACCGTGCCCGCGTCCTCCTCATCAGCAAGCTGTCCTGTGTGGGCATCTGGATACTAGCCACAGTGCTCTCCATCCCGGAGCTCCTGTACAGCGGCCTCCAGAGGAGCAGCAGTGAGCAAGCGATGCGATGCTCTCTCATCACAGAGCATGTGGAGGCCTTTATCACCATCCAGGTGGCCCAGATGGTGATCGGCTTTCTGGTCCCCCTGCTGGCCATGAGCTTCTGTTACCTTGTCATCATCCGCACCCTGCTCCAGGCGCGCAACTTTGAGCGCAACAAGGCCATCAAGGTGATCATTGCCGTGGTCGTGGTCTTCATCGTCTTCCAGCTGCCCTACAATGGGGTGGTCCTGGCCCAGACGGTGGCCAACTTCAACATCACCAGCAGCACCTGTGAGCTCAGTAAGCAGCTCAACATCGCCTACGACGTCACCTACAGCCTGGCCTGCGTCCGCTGCTGCGTCAACCCTTTCTTGTACGCCTTCATCGGCGTCAAGTTCCGCAACGACCTCTTCAAGCTCTTCAAGGACCTGGGCTGCCTCAGCCAGGAGCAGCTCCGGCAGTGGTCTTCCTGTCGGCACATCCGGCGCTCCTCCATGAGCGTGGAGGCCGAGACCACCACCACCTTCTCCCCATAG
- the CCR7 gene encoding C-C chemokine receptor type 7 isoform X2 yields the protein MYSIICFVGLLGNGLVVLTYIYFKRLKTMTDTYLLNLAVADILFLLTLPFWAYSAAKSWVFGVHFCKLIFAIYKMSFFSGMLLLLCISIDRYVAIVQAVSAHRHRARVLLISKLSCVGIWILATVLSIPELLYSGLQRSSSEQAMRCSLITEHVEAFITIQVAQMVIGFLVPLLAMSFCYLVIIRTLLQARNFERNKAIKVIIAVVVVFIVFQLPYNGVVLAQTVANFNITSSTCELSKQLNIAYDVTYSLACVRCCVNPFLYAFIGVKFRNDLFKLFKDLGCLSQEQLRQWSSCRHIRRSSMSVEAETTTTFSP from the coding sequence ATGTACTCCATCATTTGTTTCGTGGGCCTACTGGGCAACGGACTGGTCGTGCTGACCTATATCTATTTCAAGAGGCTCAAGACCATGACCGATACCTACCTGCTCAACCTGGCGGTGGCAGACATCCTCTTCCTCCTGACCCTTCCCTTCTGGGCCTACAGCGCGGCCAAGTCCTGGGTCTTCGGTGTCCACTTTTGCAAGCTCATCTTTGCCATCTACAAGATGAGCTTCTTCAGCGGCATGCTCCTACTTCTTTGCATCAGCATTGACCGCTATGTGGCCATCGTCCAggcagtctcagctcaccgccACCGTGCCCGCGTCCTCCTCATCAGCAAGCTGTCCTGTGTGGGCATCTGGATACTAGCCACAGTGCTCTCCATCCCGGAGCTCCTGTACAGCGGCCTCCAGAGGAGCAGCAGTGAGCAAGCGATGCGATGCTCTCTCATCACAGAGCATGTGGAGGCCTTTATCACCATCCAGGTGGCCCAGATGGTGATCGGCTTTCTGGTCCCCCTGCTGGCCATGAGCTTCTGTTACCTTGTCATCATCCGCACCCTGCTCCAGGCGCGCAACTTTGAGCGCAACAAGGCCATCAAGGTGATCATTGCCGTGGTCGTGGTCTTCATCGTCTTCCAGCTGCCCTACAATGGGGTGGTCCTGGCCCAGACGGTGGCCAACTTCAACATCACCAGCAGCACCTGTGAGCTCAGTAAGCAGCTCAACATCGCCTACGACGTCACCTACAGCCTGGCCTGCGTCCGCTGCTGCGTCAACCCTTTCTTGTACGCCTTCATCGGCGTCAAGTTCCGCAACGACCTCTTCAAGCTCTTCAAGGACCTGGGCTGCCTCAGCCAGGAGCAGCTCCGGCAGTGGTCTTCCTGTCGGCACATCCGGCGCTCCTCCATGAGCGTGGAGGCCGAGACCACCACCACCTTCTCCCCATAG